In the Streptomyces sp. 3214.6 genome, GTAGTCGCGGTACTTGCCGTAGTCGCCGTACTCCCTGCGCTCCCGGCACTGTCCCCAGTTGCGGGTTCAGCGGTTTCGGGACCTTGGACCATGCGAACGGCGTCGCGCAGCGCGTGTCGCTGTTCGTCGCTCATCATCCCGAAGAAGGCGACGAGAGCGGCTGCTGGGTTGTCGCTCTGCGCCCAGGCGTCGTTCATCAGGGCGGCGGCGTAGGCGGCCCGGGTCGAGACCGCCTCATATCGATAGGCCCGGCCTTCCGCTTCACGGCGCACCCAGCCCTTCTGATGGAGATTGTCCAAAACGGTCATCACCGTGGTGTAGGCGATGGACCGTTCCTGCTGAAGGTCTTCCAGGACTTCTCGAACGGTCACCGGGCGGTTCCACTTCCACACCCGCGTCATGACCGCGTCTTCGAGTTCTCCCAATGGGCGAGGCACAGCTCAGAACAATAGTGGGAGATCTCGCCGATCGCGTGCCGGACGTGCACTTTCATCAACAAACAGGAACAAAAAGGGCGTGCGGGCTCCGAAAGGAGCCGCACGCCCTGGATGGCCGCGGAAGCGTCGCGACCCGGTCAGGCCTCGGGGCTCGCGGAGGCCTGGCGGGTGCTCTCCGCGCGCGCGAGGGCGGCGTCGACGACCGCGTCCTCCTTGGCCTTGTTGGCCCCGCCCTGGGTCTTCACGATCACCCTGATCACACCGATGAAGAACACGGCCATGACGACGGGGGGCACGAGCGCGGAGACGTAGTCCATGGTTCCAGGGTAGCCAGGGAGGAACGGGACATCCGGGCGGGGTCGCCCGGCGACGGCACTCGTCTCAGCCTGCGGCCAGCCGCTGCTGGTCAGGAGTGGCGGGCGGCTGGGTCGGTTTGCGGCGCGGGAAGACCTCGCCCGGCGTCGGGATCGGCCGACGGGCGGGCTCCGGGGCGGACGGCCCGGCGGGTCGGGGGCCGGGCGCGGGCGCGGGTGGGGCCGGCTTCTCGGCGGGTTTCTTCCTGGGCTCCTCGCCCGGATGCTCGCCCGCGTCCTCGGCCATCGCGGAGAGGCGGGCGCAGCCTTCGGCGGAGCGGCCCCCAGGAAGGGCCAGGAGGCGCGTACGGGACGCCGGGACGGCGGGAGCGGGCACAGAGAGCCTGCGGGCCGTACGGCGGGCCAGGCGGACGCGTACGTCCTGTTCGGCGAGCACCTGGCAGCGGTCCAGCAGGACGGCGGCCGTGGGGTTGCCGCGCAGGGCGCGGAGCGCGGCGAGGTCGTCGACGTCGGGCCGGTAGCCGGTGGCCAGGACCTCCTCCAGGAGCGTGAGGTAGCCGGCTGCCGTGCCGGGGAGGGCGGCGCGGTACCGGGCGAGGTCGGCCACCAGGAAGGCCCGCAGCCGGGCGGCCTCGCGCATCGCCTCGTCGAGGGACTCGGCGAGGCGATGGCAGTCCTGGACGTCCTCGGCGGAGACGGGGCCGGGGTGGAGGGCGAGGGCGAGGGCGCGGCGGAGCACACGCAGCTCCTCCGCGCCGAACGCCATGCCGCCGCGGGATCCGTAGGGCGTGGGCATGCCGCGACGATACGCGCTAATCAGACAAATTCGATATAAACGGCGGGTGTGGCGCGCCCCAATCCGACAGAATCCGCCCTGGTGGTGGCTTACATGCGCGAGACGTTGCGCTCGTACACCAGCCGCAGCCCGATCAGTGTCAGCCACGGCTCGTGTTCGTCGATCACCGAGGACTCGCCGAGGACCGTCGGCGCCAGGCCGCCCGTGGCGATCACCGTCACGTCGTCCGGGTCGTCCGCCAGCTCGCGGGCCATCCGGGTCACCACTCCGTCGACCTGGCCGGCGAACCCGTAGACGATGCCCGACTGCATCGCCTCGACCGTGTTCTTGCCGATCACGCTCCGGGGTCTGGCCAGCTCGATCTTGCGCAGCTGTGCGGCCTTGACGCCCAGGGCCTCGACGGAGATCTCGATGCCCGGGGCGATGACGCCGCCGACGTACTCCCCGCGCGCGGAGACCGCGTCGAACGTCGTCGCCGTTCCGAAGTCGACGACGATCGCCGGGCCGCCGTAGAGCTCGTTGGCCGCGACCGCGTTGATGATGCGGTCGGCGCCGACCTCCTTGGGGTTGTCGAAAAGGATCGGCACGCCCGTCTTCACACCGGGTTCGACGAGCACCGCGGGGACGTCGCCGTAGTAGCGCCGCGTCACCTCGCGCAGCTCGTGCAGCACGGAGGGCACGGTGGCGCAGATCGCGATCCCGTCGATGCCGTCGCCCAGATCGTCCCCGAGGAGCGGGTGCATGCCCATCAGGCCCTGCAGGAGTACGGCGAGTTCGTCCGCGGTACGGCGGGCGTCGGTGGAGATCCGCCAGTGCTCGACGATGTCCTCACCGTCGAACAGGCCGAGCACGGTGTGCGTGTTGCCCACGTCGATCGTCAGCAGCATGGCCGTTCCCCGTTCCTACTCCGCCGCTCGCAGATCCAGACCGATGTCCAGGATCGGCGAGGAGTGCGTCAGGGCGCCCACGGCGAGGAAGTCGACGCCGGTGTCGGCGTACGCCTTGGCGTTCTCCAGGGTGAGCCGGCCGGACGCCTCCAGCAGGGCGCGTCCGCCGACGATGCCGACGGCCTCGGCGCACTCGCCGGGCGTGAAGTTGTCCAGCAGGATCAGGTCCGCTCCGGCGTCGACGACCTCGCGCAGCTGGTGCAGGGTGTCGACCTCGACCTCGATCGGCACGTCCGGGAAGGCCTCCCGTACGGCCTCGAAGGCGCGGGCCACGCCGCCGGCGGCGACCACATGGTTGTCCTTGACCAGGGCCGCGTCCGACAGCGACATGCGGTGGTTGACGCCTCCGCCGCAGCGGACGGCGAACTTCTCCAGGGCGCGCAGGCCTGGCGTCGTCTTCCGGGTGTCACGCACGCGTGTCTTGGTGCCCTCCAGGACGTCCGCCCACGCGCGCGTGGCGGTGGCGATGCCGGACAGGCGGCACAGCAGGTTGAGCGCGCTGCGCTCGGCGGTGAGGAGGTCACGCGTGCGCGTGGTGACCGACAGCAGCTTCTGGCCGGCCTCCACCCGGTCGCCGTCCTCGACGTGCCGCTCGACCTCGAACTCGTCCGAGCAGACGACCGAGACGACCGCCTCGGCGATCCTGAGGCCCGCGACCACGCCCGTCTCGCGCGCGGTGAAGTCGGCGGTGGCGACCGCGTCCTCGGGGATGGTCGCGACCGTCGTCACGTCGACGCCGTGGTCCAGGTCCTCCTGGATGGCGACGTTGGCGATGTCCTCGACCTCGACGGGGTCGAGTCCGGCGTCGGCCAGGAGCTGGGCGAGCGCGGGGTCGAGCCCACACTCCAGGTATTCCTCGTCGGCGAACCCGGCGTCGGCGCCACAGGCACAGCCGTCGCCGCAGCCGCCGCTCTGGGCGAGGGGAAGGTCGGGGGTGCTCACTTCTGTCACTGCTCCTGGGGACGGTGCTCCGGCTGGTGCTGCCGGGTCGGGGGGAAGTCTGCGGTATCGGTGGTGTGTACGGCGAGCGTGCGGTCCGGATTCAGCCGGACGACGATGTGACGGCGCCAGTTCGCGTCGTCGCGGTCGGCGTGGTCCTCACGCCAGTGGCAGCCGCGGGTCTCCTCGCGCTGCCGGGCGGCGGCTACGAGGACGCGCGCGACGCACAGGAGGTTGGTGGCCTCCCAGGTGTCGACGCCGGGCTCGGCCGTCTTGCCGTTCTCGTCGAGGGCGTCGCGGGCCTCGCTGTGCAGCCTGTGAAGGTGGTCGGCGGCCTTCTCCAGGGACTCGGCGGAGCGCAGGACGCCCGCGCCGTCGGTCATGATCCGCTGGATGGCGAACCGGGCCTCGGGGGCCAGCAGCGGGTGCGCGGGCTTCTCCGGGCGCTCGACGGGCGCCGGCACGCGCGCGTGGAGGCCGTCGTCGGCCTGGCTCGCGGCGATGTCGGCGACGATGCGCTCGGCGTAGACGAGGCCCTCGAGGAGCGAGTTCGACGCGAGCCGGTTCGCGCCGTGCACGCCGGTGCAGGCGACCTCCCCGCACGCGTACAGGCCCGGCACGGTCGTGCGGCCGTGGGAGTCGGTGCGCACGCCTCCGGAGGCGTAGTGGGCGGCCGGGGCGACCGGGACGGGCTCGGTGACCGGGTCGATGCCGTGCGCCCGACAGGCGGCGAGGATCGTCGGGAAGCGGTGCTCCCACATGTCGGCGCCGAAGTGCCGGGCGTCGAGGAACATGTGCTCGGCGTCCTGCTCCTGCATACGGCGCATGATGCCCTTGGCGACGATGTCGCGGGGCGCGAGCTCGGCGAGTTCGTGCTGTCCGACCATGAAGCGCACGCCGTCCGCGTCCACCAGGTGGGCGCCCTCACCGCGCACGGCCTCCGAGACGAGGGGCTGCTGGCCCTCCGCGTCGGCGCCGAGGAACAGCACGGTCGGGTGGAACTGGACGAATTCCAGGTCGGAGACCTCCGCGCCCGCCCGCAGGGCCAGCGCCACGCCGTCACCGGTGGACACCGACGGGTTGGTGGTGGCGGAGAACACCTGCCCCATGCCGCCGGTCGCCAGGACGACCGCGGGGGCGTGCACGGCGCCCACGCCGTCGTGCTGCCCCTCGCCCATGACGTGCAGGGTGACGCCCGCGGTGCGGCCGTCGGCGTCCGTGAGCAGGTCCAGGACGAGCGCGTTCTCGATCGTGCGCAAGCCACGCGCGCGTACCGCTTCGACGAGCGCGCGGGAGATCTCCGCGCCGGTCGCGTCGCCGCCCGCGTGCGCGATACGACGGCGGTGGTGGCCGCCCTCGCGGGTGAGCTCCAGGCCGCCTTCCTCGGACTCGTCGAAGTGGGCGCCGGTCTCGATCAGCCGGCGCACGGCGTCGGGGCCCTCGGTGACGAGGATCCGTACCGCGTCCTCGTCGCACAGGCCCGCGCCCGCCACCAACGTGTCGTCCAGGTGCTGTTCGGGTGTGTCGCCCTCGCCCAGGGCCGCGGCTATGCCGCCCTGCGCCCAGCGGGTGGAGCCGTCGTCGAGGCGGGCCTTGGTGACGACGACCGTCTTCAGGCCGGCGGCCTCGCAGCGCAGGGCCGCGGTCAGGCCGGCGACGCCGGAGCCGACGACGACGACGTCCGCGGCGATGCTCCACCCGGGTGCGGGCGCGTGCAGTCGTATGCCTGTGCTGGTCACGAGGCGGCTCCGAAGGTGAGGGGGAGGTTGTCGATCAGCCGGGTCGTGCCGACCCGGGCGGCGACGGCGAGGACTGCCTCGCCGGTGAAGTCGTCCTCGATCTCGGTGAAGTCGGACGGGTCGACGAGCGCGAGGTAGTCCAGTTGCAGCGGCGGG is a window encoding:
- a CDS encoding type III pantothenate kinase, whose amino-acid sequence is MLLTIDVGNTHTVLGLFDGEDIVEHWRISTDARRTADELAVLLQGLMGMHPLLGDDLGDGIDGIAICATVPSVLHELREVTRRYYGDVPAVLVEPGVKTGVPILFDNPKEVGADRIINAVAANELYGGPAIVVDFGTATTFDAVSARGEYVGGVIAPGIEISVEALGVKAAQLRKIELARPRSVIGKNTVEAMQSGIVYGFAGQVDGVVTRMARELADDPDDVTVIATGGLAPTVLGESSVIDEHEPWLTLIGLRLVYERNVSRM
- the nadC gene encoding carboxylating nicotinate-nucleotide diphosphorylase, yielding MSTPDLPLAQSGGCGDGCACGADAGFADEEYLECGLDPALAQLLADAGLDPVEVEDIANVAIQEDLDHGVDVTTVATIPEDAVATADFTARETGVVAGLRIAEAVVSVVCSDEFEVERHVEDGDRVEAGQKLLSVTTRTRDLLTAERSALNLLCRLSGIATATRAWADVLEGTKTRVRDTRKTTPGLRALEKFAVRCGGGVNHRMSLSDAALVKDNHVVAAGGVARAFEAVREAFPDVPIEVEVDTLHQLREVVDAGADLILLDNFTPGECAEAVGIVGGRALLEASGRLTLENAKAYADTGVDFLAVGALTHSSPILDIGLDLRAAE
- a CDS encoding L-aspartate oxidase, which translates into the protein MTSTGIRLHAPAPGWSIAADVVVVGSGVAGLTAALRCEAAGLKTVVVTKARLDDGSTRWAQGGIAAALGEGDTPEQHLDDTLVAGAGLCDEDAVRILVTEGPDAVRRLIETGAHFDESEEGGLELTREGGHHRRRIAHAGGDATGAEISRALVEAVRARGLRTIENALVLDLLTDADGRTAGVTLHVMGEGQHDGVGAVHAPAVVLATGGMGQVFSATTNPSVSTGDGVALALRAGAEVSDLEFVQFHPTVLFLGADAEGQQPLVSEAVRGEGAHLVDADGVRFMVGQHELAELAPRDIVAKGIMRRMQEQDAEHMFLDARHFGADMWEHRFPTILAACRAHGIDPVTEPVPVAPAAHYASGGVRTDSHGRTTVPGLYACGEVACTGVHGANRLASNSLLEGLVYAERIVADIAASQADDGLHARVPAPVERPEKPAHPLLAPEARFAIQRIMTDGAGVLRSAESLEKAADHLHRLHSEARDALDENGKTAEPGVDTWEATNLLCVARVLVAAARQREETRGCHWREDHADRDDANWRRHIVVRLNPDRTLAVHTTDTADFPPTRQHQPEHRPQEQ
- a CDS encoding BlaI/MecI/CopY family transcriptional regulator; translation: MTRVWKWNRPVTVREVLEDLQQERSIAYTTVMTVLDNLHQKGWVRREAEGRAYRYEAVSTRAAYAAALMNDAWAQSDNPAAALVAFFGMMSDEQRHALRDAVRMVQGPETAEPATGDSAGSAGSTATTASTATTGENPASATEADGR